The following coding sequences lie in one Mycobacterium sp. Z3061 genomic window:
- a CDS encoding ABC transporter permease has translation MRRRPTSPLAATAASALAVPSWGGVGVSLLLVTVAGAVTYRQRLGLTREVVIAAARAAVQLVAAGALLRVLFQWTSLLGAAGWVTMMTIIAGQVAGRRGSGIRQARLIATGGVAASTGVTLGALLAGRVIAAETRVIVPVSGMIVSSAMLSAGSALRRLDDEVRQSRPAIETRLSLGQSGRQAILPHRRSALRTALIPTIDSTKVVGLISLPGAMTGLILAGTSPLTAIRYQIVVMYMQLAATALSALVTVRLAESSLFDDAQRLTQANLSDDPR, from the coding sequence ATCCGGCGTCGTCCGACATCGCCCCTTGCCGCGACGGCGGCATCGGCACTGGCCGTGCCGAGCTGGGGCGGGGTTGGAGTATCGCTGCTGTTGGTCACCGTGGCGGGTGCGGTCACCTACCGGCAGCGCTTGGGTCTGACAAGGGAGGTCGTCATCGCCGCCGCGCGTGCCGCCGTGCAGCTTGTCGCGGCCGGTGCTCTTCTTCGTGTCTTGTTCCAGTGGACGAGTCTGCTCGGGGCGGCCGGGTGGGTAACCATGATGACGATCATTGCGGGACAGGTCGCAGGTCGGCGCGGTTCGGGAATACGACAGGCCAGGCTTATCGCTACCGGCGGAGTCGCCGCCAGCACCGGTGTCACGCTCGGCGCATTGCTGGCCGGACGGGTGATCGCCGCCGAGACCCGCGTGATTGTTCCGGTTAGCGGCATGATCGTCTCCTCAGCCATGCTGTCGGCTGGGAGTGCGTTGCGGCGGCTCGACGACGAAGTTCGCCAGTCGCGGCCAGCCATCGAAACGCGACTATCCCTCGGCCAATCCGGACGACAGGCGATCTTGCCTCACCGGCGGTCCGCCCTGCGCACCGCGTTGATTCCGACGATCGATTCCACCAAGGTAGTTGGGCTGATCAGCCTGCCCGGTGCGATGACCGGGCTGATCCTGGCCGGAACGAGCCCCCTCACCGCGATTCGCTATCAGATCGTGGTGATGTATATGCAGCTTGCCGCCACCGCGCTGTCCGCCCTCGTAACGGTCCGCCTCGCAGAGTCATCGCTCTTCGACGATGCGCAACGGCTGACCCAGGCGAACCTGTCTGACGATCCGCGTTGA
- a CDS encoding DUF1490 family protein: MVWHGVLAKAAPTVVTGIVGAAAYDGLRKVTKKPLRAAAVSMTALGLRLAREAEESAERARLAVADVVAEAAERVGMEASPPAAQSGDDLAETDDAMR; the protein is encoded by the coding sequence ATGGTGTGGCATGGGGTCTTGGCAAAGGCGGCACCCACGGTGGTTACCGGCATAGTCGGAGCGGCTGCGTATGACGGGCTACGCAAAGTGACAAAAAAACCGCTGCGAGCAGCAGCTGTTTCCATGACGGCGTTGGGTCTGCGCCTGGCACGCGAGGCCGAGGAGAGCGCGGAGCGGGCCCGACTGGCGGTCGCCGACGTGGTAGCCGAGGCTGCCGAGCGAGTGGGGATGGAGGCTTCACCGCCGGCGGCCCAGTCCGGAGATGACCTCGCGGAGACTGATGATGCTATGCGCTGA
- a CDS encoding ATP-binding cassette domain-containing protein — MRVDGFCLRQVTVTRGTATLLDQVSAGIPAGRCTAVIGASGAGKSTLLRLLNRLDEPTTGRITLDGVPINGMDVLALRRCVGLVAQAPVLLTDRVLDEVRVGRPDLPEAGVAELLERVGLSPGFSPRATAELSGGEMQRLCLARALAVEPKTLLLDEPTSALDGASAEVIGELVADYVSAGGTVVLVSHDHGLIESVAAQVLILESGRLVGCVQPGQFNFGSTT, encoded by the coding sequence ATGCGCGTGGACGGTTTCTGCCTCCGGCAGGTGACGGTCACCCGCGGTACGGCGACGCTGTTGGACCAGGTCAGCGCAGGTATTCCGGCCGGCCGCTGCACCGCCGTTATCGGTGCCAGCGGGGCCGGCAAATCGACATTGTTGCGGTTGCTGAACCGGCTCGATGAACCCACGACCGGACGTATCACGCTCGACGGTGTGCCCATCAACGGAATGGACGTCTTGGCATTGAGGCGGTGCGTTGGGCTGGTGGCGCAAGCGCCGGTATTGCTGACCGATCGAGTACTCGACGAGGTCCGCGTGGGTCGCCCCGACCTGCCTGAGGCCGGGGTGGCTGAGTTGCTGGAACGCGTGGGGCTGTCGCCAGGGTTCTCCCCACGCGCGACCGCGGAGCTGTCAGGCGGGGAAATGCAACGGCTGTGTCTGGCGCGGGCGTTAGCCGTCGAACCGAAGACACTGCTTCTCGATGAGCCGACGTCGGCGCTCGACGGGGCTTCGGCCGAGGTGATCGGCGAGTTGGTAGCCGACTATGTGAGCGCGGGCGGGACCGTGGTCCTGGTCAGCCATGACCACGGCTTGATCGAAAGCGTCGCCGCGCAGGTCCTAATTCTCGAAAGCGGTCGCCTGGTCGGTTGCGTGCAACCAGGCCAATTCAATTTTGGTTCGACCACATGA
- a CDS encoding response regulator transcription factor has protein sequence MRILLVEDEAGLAATVSRGLKAEGFVVVAVDSGTDGLHEATHNPYDVVVLDIMLPGLSGYEVLRQMRMQRVWTPVLMLTAKDGEYDQTDAFDLGADDYLTKPFSFRVLVARLRALARRGAPERPVVLTAGSLSLDPARHTVQRDSTPITLTPREYGLLEFLMRNRDVVVTKAEILRNVWDAHYDGPDNVVEVYVGYLRRKVDGPFGTNTIETVRGVGYRLLC, from the coding sequence ATGAGAATTCTGCTCGTCGAGGATGAGGCAGGATTGGCCGCAACTGTGTCCAGGGGACTGAAAGCTGAGGGTTTCGTCGTGGTAGCCGTCGACTCCGGCACGGACGGCCTGCACGAGGCGACTCACAATCCTTACGACGTCGTGGTGCTCGACATCATGCTGCCGGGTCTCAGTGGATATGAGGTGCTACGCCAGATGCGCATGCAGCGCGTGTGGACGCCGGTATTGATGCTGACCGCCAAGGACGGCGAATACGACCAGACCGACGCGTTTGATCTCGGAGCCGACGACTATCTGACCAAACCGTTTTCGTTTCGGGTGCTGGTGGCCCGCCTGCGTGCTCTGGCGCGACGGGGGGCACCGGAGCGGCCGGTCGTATTGACCGCCGGATCGCTGTCTTTGGACCCCGCTCGGCACACCGTTCAACGTGATTCAACGCCAATAACATTGACTCCTCGCGAGTACGGACTGCTGGAATTCCTGATGCGTAACAGGGATGTCGTCGTAACAAAGGCCGAGATACTGCGCAACGTCTGGGACGCGCATTACGACGGTCCAGACAACGTGGTCGAGGTGTACGTGGGATACCTCCGGCGCAAAGTCGACGGTCCCTTCGGCACCAACACCATCGAGACAGTTCGGGGCGTCGGCTACCGGCTGCTGTGCTAA
- a CDS encoding MmpS family transport accessory protein, producing the protein MALVAVVVVVTAGFAIYRLHGMFNAGKSASAGHGISNEIVPFNPKHVVLEVFGAPGATATINYLDVNAQPQEVANAVLPWSFTITTTEPAVLGNVVAQGSGDTLSCRITVNGDVKDERTVNTPNAYTFCLDKSG; encoded by the coding sequence ATGGCGCTGGTAGCGGTCGTCGTCGTAGTGACCGCGGGATTTGCCATCTACCGCCTGCACGGCATGTTCAATGCTGGCAAGAGCGCGTCGGCCGGCCACGGCATCTCCAATGAGATCGTCCCGTTCAACCCCAAGCACGTTGTTCTCGAGGTCTTCGGCGCCCCGGGGGCGACGGCCACCATCAACTACCTCGACGTCAACGCCCAGCCGCAGGAGGTCGCCAACGCCGTCCTGCCGTGGTCGTTCACCATCACCACCACCGAGCCGGCGGTCCTGGGAAACGTTGTGGCACAAGGCAGTGGCGACACCCTCTCGTGCCGGATCACCGTCAACGGCGACGTCAAGGACGAACGCACCGTCAACACACCCAACGCCTACACCTTCTGTTTGGACAAGTCCGGATGA
- a CDS encoding MMPL family transporter, producing the protein MSNEQLPRIPRTIRRLSVPILLFWVVLAGVSNALVPQLEEVGKTHNVALIMADAPSLQATKRIGQKFHEFDTDSTAMVVLEGDQPLGADAHRYYDTLIRRLEADRKHVEHVQDFWGDTLTAAGSQSSDGKAAYVQLNLAGNQGSALANESVGAVREIIEHLPPPAGVKAYVTGAAPVISDQFDVGSKGTAKVTGITVGVIALMLLFVYRSFLTMLLVLVTVLIEMAAARGIVAFLGNAGIIGLSTYATNLLTLLVIAAGTDYAIFVVGRYQEARGAGEDRDMAYYTMFRGTAHIVLGSGLTVAGAVFCLSFTRLPYFQSLGIPAALGILVALVAALTLAPAVLTLGARVGIFEPKRAMRTRGWRRIGTAIVRWPGPVLTVACALAFIGLLTLPGYKTSYDTRPYMPDSAPANVGYAAAERHFSRARLEPELLMLESDHDMRTPADMLILDRVAKAVFHLPGIAQVQSITRPLGTPLNHTSLAFQISAQSANQTENLRYQRDRADDLLRQAGELSKGIDILRQQYTLQQELAATTHSEAQSFRDTVAIMNDLRDKIANFDDFFRPIRSYFYWEKHCFDIPACFAIRSVLDALDGIDQLTSRFEDLTATLEKLDALQPKLVALIPQQIASQETNHDLTMANYATLSGIYAQTAAAIENSTALGRAFDTAKNDDTFYLPPEVFNNPDFKRGLKLFLSPDGKAARMIITHEGDPATPEGISHIEPIRNAAHEAVKGTPMAEAKFYLGGTAATYSDIQDGAKYDLMIAGIAALSLILLIMMMLTRSLVAALVIVGTVALSLGASFGLSVLVWQYMFGIKLYWVVLALAVILLLAVGSDYNLLLISRFREEIGAGLNTGIIRAMAGSGSVVTSAGLVFAVTMCAFLFSGFQVLGQIGTTIGLGLLFDTLIVRSFVTPSIAALLGRWFWWPQRVRPRPASQMLRPYGPRSAVRQLLLWEDDDPVVKPQAH; encoded by the coding sequence ATGAGCAACGAGCAGCTGCCACGAATTCCGCGTACCATCCGCCGGCTCTCGGTGCCGATACTGCTGTTCTGGGTGGTGCTGGCGGGGGTCTCCAACGCGCTGGTGCCGCAACTGGAAGAGGTGGGCAAGACCCACAACGTGGCGCTGATCATGGCCGACGCGCCGTCGCTGCAGGCGACCAAGCGCATCGGGCAGAAGTTCCACGAGTTCGACACCGACAGCACCGCCATGGTTGTGCTGGAAGGTGATCAGCCGCTGGGAGCCGACGCCCACCGGTATTACGACACGCTGATCCGCAGGCTCGAGGCCGACCGCAAGCACGTCGAGCACGTTCAGGACTTCTGGGGCGACACGCTGACCGCCGCCGGGTCGCAGAGCTCCGACGGCAAGGCCGCCTACGTGCAGCTGAATCTCGCCGGTAATCAGGGTTCGGCGCTGGCCAACGAATCCGTCGGCGCGGTAAGGGAAATCATCGAACACCTACCACCCCCGGCGGGTGTCAAGGCCTACGTGACCGGCGCGGCGCCAGTGATCTCGGATCAGTTCGACGTCGGAAGCAAGGGGACCGCCAAGGTCACCGGCATCACCGTCGGGGTGATCGCCTTGATGCTGCTCTTCGTCTACCGCTCCTTCTTGACCATGCTGCTGGTGCTGGTGACGGTCCTGATCGAGATGGCCGCGGCCCGCGGCATCGTCGCCTTCCTCGGCAACGCCGGCATCATCGGGTTGTCGACCTACGCGACGAACCTGCTCACCCTGTTGGTGATCGCCGCCGGGACCGACTATGCGATCTTCGTAGTGGGTCGCTACCAGGAAGCGCGCGGGGCAGGCGAAGACCGGGATATGGCCTACTACACCATGTTTCGTGGCACCGCCCACATCGTCCTCGGCTCGGGACTGACCGTTGCCGGTGCGGTGTTCTGTTTGAGTTTCACCCGGCTCCCGTACTTTCAAAGTCTGGGCATACCAGCCGCACTGGGCATCCTCGTCGCCCTGGTCGCCGCGCTGACGCTGGCCCCGGCCGTGCTGACGCTGGGTGCCCGGGTCGGCATCTTCGAACCGAAACGCGCGATGCGGACCCGCGGCTGGCGCCGAATCGGAACTGCCATCGTGCGCTGGCCGGGTCCGGTGCTGACGGTGGCGTGCGCCCTGGCCTTCATCGGCCTGCTCACCCTGCCCGGATACAAAACGAGCTACGACACCCGTCCCTACATGCCGGACAGCGCGCCGGCCAACGTCGGATACGCCGCGGCCGAGCGGCATTTCTCCCGGGCCCGGCTGGAACCGGAATTGCTGATGCTCGAAAGCGACCACGACATGCGAACCCCGGCCGACATGCTGATCCTGGACCGGGTGGCCAAGGCGGTGTTCCACCTACCCGGCATTGCGCAGGTGCAGTCCATCACCAGGCCGCTCGGCACTCCGCTCAACCACACCTCGCTGGCGTTCCAGATCAGCGCGCAGAGCGCCAACCAGACCGAAAACCTGCGTTACCAACGAGATCGCGCGGACGACCTGCTACGCCAGGCCGGTGAGCTGTCGAAGGGCATCGACATCCTGCGCCAGCAGTACACCCTGCAGCAGGAACTTGCGGCCACCACGCACAGCGAGGCCCAGAGTTTCCGCGACACCGTCGCCATCATGAACGACCTGCGCGACAAGATTGCCAACTTCGACGATTTCTTCCGGCCCATTCGGAGCTACTTCTATTGGGAGAAGCACTGTTTCGATATCCCGGCCTGCTTCGCAATCAGGTCGGTGCTCGACGCCCTGGACGGGATCGACCAACTCACGTCACGGTTTGAGGACCTCACGGCCACACTGGAGAAACTCGACGCATTGCAGCCCAAACTGGTGGCTCTGATCCCGCAACAGATCGCCAGTCAGGAGACCAATCATGACCTGACGATGGCGAACTACGCCACGCTGTCCGGAATCTACGCGCAGACCGCCGCGGCCATCGAGAACTCCACGGCGCTAGGGCGCGCCTTCGACACCGCCAAGAACGACGACACCTTCTACCTGCCGCCGGAAGTCTTCAACAACCCCGACTTCAAACGTGGGCTCAAGCTCTTCCTCTCGCCCGACGGCAAGGCAGCGCGAATGATCATCACCCACGAAGGCGATCCCGCCACGCCGGAAGGCATTTCCCATATCGAGCCGATCAGGAACGCCGCCCACGAGGCCGTGAAGGGCACGCCGATGGCCGAGGCGAAGTTCTATCTCGGCGGCACCGCGGCCACCTATTCGGACATCCAGGACGGCGCCAAGTACGACCTGATGATCGCCGGAATCGCCGCATTGAGCCTGATTCTGTTGATCATGATGATGCTGACCCGCAGCCTGGTCGCCGCGCTGGTGATCGTCGGCACCGTGGCGCTCTCGCTGGGTGCCTCGTTCGGGCTGTCAGTATTGGTGTGGCAGTACATGTTCGGGATCAAGCTGTACTGGGTGGTGCTGGCGCTGGCGGTGATCCTGCTGCTGGCCGTCGGCTCGGATTACAACCTGCTGTTGATCTCCCGGTTCCGCGAAGAGATTGGGGCAGGTCTCAACACCGGAATCATCCGGGCGATGGCGGGATCGGGTTCCGTGGTCACCTCGGCGGGCCTGGTGTTCGCGGTCACCATGTGCGCCTTCCTGTTCAGCGGCTTTCAGGTGCTGGGTCAGATCGGGACCACCATCGGGCTCGGCCTGTTGTTCGACACGCTGATCGTGCGGTCGTTCGTGACGCCGTCAATCGCGGCGCTGCTGGGGCGCTGGTTCTGGTGGCCGCAACGCGTGCGTCCGCGTCCGGCCAGCCAGATGCTGCGACCCTACGGCCCCCGGTCGGCGGTCCGGCAGCTGCTGCTGTGGGAGGACGACGATCCGGTGGTGAAACCCCAAGCGCACTAA
- a CDS encoding EAL domain-containing protein, producing MQSHPSPASLHAIITTVATKLLGATSSTAMAKTTEVLAELVRYLDVDVSFLRHNDHTIRATVLVAEWPPRPHIPDPDPLHTIYFADADPVFALAENAKEPVILRPESQDEKYQQTISEASGIPAVSLASIPLLSGDVTTGTLGFVKYGDRSWSDDEINALTVVATMLAQVQARITIEDQLSYQASHDDLTALPNRRALVYHLDGRLAAGQPGPVTVLVFNLDRLKAINDYLGHDAGDAFIRDFATETSAAIQGQGLIARIGGDEFVVVPAAAMDLAEARRLAERLSSRLTDHVAIGGEVLNRTVSVGVATGTPGKDSSLDLLRHADDALQCTKGTGAQRIGVVSTDVINRRKIRADIELHLPGAIETDALTVLYLPEIDMLTGKILAVEALARWQHPTRGLLLPDVFIPIAESLNLAGELGKWVLNAACADLSQWRSEGVGLDTMLRVNVSPAQLVAQDLVNTVSRIVGKFGLTGMAIGLEITESMLIRDVASTRATLSALTDLGIDIAIDDFGTGFSGMGLLRTLPVSTLKIDRGFVRDLDVSADDLAIVRAVMGLAEALDLNVVAEGVESEGAARTLLKEGCVRAQGFLFRRPLSASATRQLLAVGSIDTGLR from the coding sequence ATGCAGAGCCATCCTTCACCGGCCAGTTTGCACGCCATCATCACCACGGTGGCCACCAAGCTGCTGGGCGCCACCAGCAGCACCGCCATGGCGAAAACCACGGAGGTCCTGGCTGAGCTCGTTCGTTACCTCGACGTCGACGTCAGCTTTCTGCGGCACAACGACCACACCATCCGCGCCACCGTGTTGGTGGCCGAATGGCCGCCGCGGCCACACATTCCGGACCCTGACCCGTTACACACGATCTATTTCGCCGACGCCGACCCGGTGTTCGCGCTCGCCGAGAACGCCAAGGAACCGGTGATCCTGCGGCCCGAATCCCAGGACGAGAAATACCAGCAGACCATCTCCGAAGCCAGCGGCATTCCGGCCGTCTCGCTGGCCTCCATTCCACTGCTGTCCGGCGATGTCACCACCGGGACACTCGGTTTCGTCAAATACGGCGACCGTAGCTGGAGCGACGACGAGATCAACGCGCTGACCGTGGTGGCCACCATGCTGGCCCAGGTTCAGGCTCGGATCACCATCGAAGACCAGTTGAGCTACCAAGCCAGCCACGACGATCTCACCGCCCTGCCGAACCGGCGCGCCCTGGTTTACCACCTCGACGGGCGTCTGGCCGCAGGCCAGCCCGGCCCGGTGACGGTGCTGGTGTTCAATCTCGACCGTCTCAAAGCCATCAACGACTATCTCGGGCATGACGCCGGCGATGCGTTCATCCGCGACTTCGCCACCGAAACCAGTGCGGCAATACAGGGGCAGGGCCTGATCGCCCGGATCGGCGGCGACGAATTCGTCGTCGTGCCGGCGGCGGCGATGGACCTCGCGGAGGCGAGGCGCCTGGCCGAGCGGCTGAGCTCCCGGCTGACGGATCACGTCGCCATCGGCGGCGAGGTGCTCAACCGCACAGTGAGCGTCGGCGTCGCGACCGGCACCCCCGGGAAGGACTCCAGCCTGGACCTGCTCCGGCACGCCGACGACGCACTGCAATGCACCAAAGGCACTGGCGCGCAACGGATCGGCGTCGTCTCCACGGATGTGATCAACCGGCGCAAGATTCGTGCCGACATCGAGCTGCACCTGCCGGGCGCCATCGAAACCGATGCGCTGACGGTGCTCTACCTGCCCGAGATAGACATGCTGACCGGCAAGATCCTCGCGGTCGAGGCGCTCGCTCGCTGGCAACACCCGACCCGGGGACTCCTGCTGCCCGACGTGTTCATCCCCATCGCCGAATCGCTGAACCTGGCCGGCGAATTGGGCAAGTGGGTGCTCAACGCGGCCTGCGCCGACCTGTCACAGTGGCGGTCCGAAGGCGTCGGCCTCGATACCATGTTGCGCGTCAACGTCTCCCCGGCCCAGCTCGTCGCCCAGGACCTGGTGAACACGGTCAGCAGGATCGTCGGCAAGTTCGGCCTCACCGGCATGGCGATCGGGCTGGAGATCACCGAGAGCATGCTCATCAGAGACGTGGCCAGCACCCGGGCCACGCTGAGCGCACTCACCGACCTCGGCATCGACATCGCCATCGACGACTTCGGCACCGGGTTCAGCGGGATGGGACTGCTCAGGACGCTGCCGGTGAGCACCCTGAAGATCGACCGGGGGTTCGTCCGGGATCTCGACGTCAGCGCCGACGATCTGGCCATCGTCCGGGCCGTCATGGGGCTGGCCGAGGCGCTCGATCTGAACGTGGTCGCCGAGGGCGTCGAGAGCGAAGGTGCGGCCCGGACACTGCTGAAGGAGGGCTGCGTGCGGGCTCAGGGCTTCCTGTTCCGCCGGCCGCTGTCCGCCTCGGCAACCCGACAGCTGCTCGCCGTCGGCAGCATCGACACCGGATTGCGTTAG
- a CDS encoding amino acid-binding protein yields MPSYLLRIELVDRPGSLGSLAVALGSVGADILSLDVVERAAGYAIDDLVIELPPGAMPDTLITAAESLPGVRVDSVRPHTGLLEAHRELELLDLVSAAGDNASRLQVLADQAPRILRVSWCTVLRDTQGKVQRLAGSTGAPETRADSAPWLPIEHALTLDGSAEWVPQAWRDMDTTMVAAPLGDSHTAVVLGRPGPEFRPSEVARLGYLAGIVATLLR; encoded by the coding sequence GTGCCGTCGTATCTGTTGCGCATCGAGTTGGTCGACCGACCAGGCAGTCTGGGGTCGCTCGCCGTCGCGCTCGGGTCGGTAGGCGCCGACATCCTGTCGCTGGATGTCGTGGAGCGCGCTGCCGGATACGCGATCGACGACCTGGTGATCGAACTTCCCCCGGGGGCAATGCCGGACACCCTGATCACCGCAGCCGAATCGCTGCCCGGAGTCCGCGTGGACAGTGTGCGCCCGCACACCGGCCTGCTCGAGGCCCACCGCGAGCTGGAACTGCTCGACCTCGTCTCCGCCGCCGGCGACAACGCGTCCAGGCTGCAGGTTCTGGCGGACCAGGCGCCGCGGATCCTGCGGGTGAGCTGGTGCACGGTACTGCGCGACACCCAGGGCAAGGTGCAGCGGCTGGCCGGCAGCACCGGTGCACCCGAAACACGGGCCGATTCGGCACCCTGGCTACCGATCGAACACGCCCTGACGCTCGACGGCAGCGCCGAATGGGTGCCGCAGGCCTGGCGCGATATGGACACGACGATGGTCGCGGCCCCGCTGGGCGACTCGCACACCGCCGTGGTGCTGGGCCGGCCGGGTCCGGAATTCCGGCCGTCGGAGGTGGCCCGCCTGGGCTACCTGGCCGGCATCGTCGCCACTCTCCTGCGCTGA
- the gatC gene encoding Asp-tRNA(Asn)/Glu-tRNA(Gln) amidotransferase subunit GatC — translation MSQISRDEVAHLARLARLALTETELDSFAGQLDAILSHVSQIQAVDVTGVEATDNPLKDVNVTRPDEPAPCLTQQQALAAAPEAVDGRFAVPQILGESQ, via the coding sequence GTGTCCCAGATCTCCCGCGACGAGGTGGCCCACCTGGCCCGGCTGGCCCGGCTGGCATTGACCGAGACCGAGCTGGACAGTTTCGCCGGCCAGCTGGACGCCATCCTGAGCCACGTCAGCCAGATTCAGGCCGTCGACGTGACCGGCGTCGAAGCCACCGACAACCCGCTCAAGGACGTCAACGTGACCCGTCCGGACGAGCCGGCGCCCTGCCTGACTCAGCAGCAGGCGCTCGCCGCGGCGCCGGAGGCGGTCGACGGGCGCTTCGCGGTCCCGCAGATCCTGGGGGAGAGCCAGTGA
- the gatA gene encoding Asp-tRNA(Asn)/Glu-tRNA(Gln) amidotransferase subunit GatA, which yields MTDIIRLDAATLAAKIAAKEVSSVEVTRACLDQIEATDDRYGAFLHVAADQALAAATTVDKTVAAGERLPSALAGVPLALKDVFTTADMPTTCGSKILEGWQSPYDATLTARLRAAGIPILGKTNMDEFAMGSSTENSAFGPTRNPWDVERVPGGSGGGSAAALAAFQAPLAIGSDTGGSIRQPAALTATVGVKPTYGTVSRYGLIACASSLDQGGPCARTVLDTALLHEVIAGHDPRDSTSIDAQVPDVVGAARAGASGDLTGVRVGVVRQLHTGEGYQPGVLASFEAAVEQLKSLGAQVSEVDCPHFDYSLPAYYLILPSEVSSNLARFDAMRYGLRVGDDGTHSAEEVMAMTRAAGFGPEVKRRIMIGTYALSAGYYDAYYNQAQKVRTLIARDLDEAYKSVDVLVSPATPTTAFRLGEKVDDPLAMYLFDLCTLPLNLAGHCGMSVPSGLSPDDGLPVGLQIMAPALADDRLYRVGAAYEAARGALPTAI from the coding sequence GTGACCGACATCATCCGGCTCGACGCCGCCACCCTGGCCGCCAAGATCGCCGCCAAGGAAGTCTCCTCGGTTGAGGTCACCCGGGCCTGCCTGGACCAGATCGAGGCGACCGACGACCGCTACGGCGCCTTCCTGCACGTCGCCGCCGACCAGGCGCTGGCGGCCGCGACGACGGTAGACAAGACGGTGGCCGCCGGCGAACGGCTCCCGTCGGCCCTGGCTGGGGTGCCGCTGGCGCTCAAGGACGTGTTCACCACGGCGGACATGCCGACGACCTGCGGCTCCAAGATCCTCGAAGGCTGGCAGTCGCCCTACGACGCGACGCTGACGGCGCGGCTGCGGGCGGCGGGCATCCCGATTCTGGGCAAGACCAACATGGACGAGTTCGCCATGGGCTCGTCGACGGAGAACTCCGCCTTTGGCCCGACCCGCAACCCCTGGGACGTCGAGCGCGTTCCCGGCGGTTCCGGTGGCGGCAGCGCGGCCGCCCTGGCGGCGTTTCAGGCGCCGCTGGCCATCGGGTCGGACACCGGCGGCTCGATCCGGCAGCCGGCGGCGCTGACCGCCACCGTCGGCGTCAAACCCACTTACGGCACGGTGTCGCGCTACGGGCTGATCGCCTGCGCGTCGTCCCTGGACCAGGGCGGTCCGTGCGCGCGCACTGTTCTCGACACCGCGTTGCTGCACGAGGTGATAGCCGGCCACGACCCCCGCGACTCCACCTCGATCGACGCGCAGGTGCCCGACGTCGTGGGCGCGGCTCGGGCGGGCGCGTCGGGCGACCTGACCGGCGTGCGCGTCGGCGTGGTACGCCAGCTGCACACCGGGGAGGGCTACCAGCCGGGGGTGCTGGCGTCGTTCGAGGCCGCCGTCGAGCAGCTCAAGTCTTTAGGTGCGCAGGTCAGCGAGGTCGACTGCCCGCATTTCGACTACTCGTTGCCGGCGTACTACCTGATCCTGCCGTCCGAGGTGTCGAGCAACCTGGCCCGCTTCGACGCGATGCGTTACGGCCTGCGCGTCGGCGACGACGGCACCCACAGCGCCGAGGAGGTCATGGCGATGACCCGGGCGGCCGGCTTCGGGCCGGAGGTCAAGCGGCGCATCATGATCGGCACTTACGCCCTGTCCGCCGGGTACTACGACGCCTACTACAACCAGGCGCAGAAAGTGCGGACCCTGATCGCCCGCGACCTCGACGAGGCCTACAAGTCCGTCGACGTGCTGGTGTCGCCGGCGACCCCGACCACCGCGTTCCGGCTGGGGGAGAAGGTCGACGACCCGCTGGCCATGTATCTGTTCGACCTGTGCACGCTGCCGCTGAACCTGGCCGGCCATTGCGGTATGTCGGTGCCCTCTGGTTTGTCACCGGACGACGGGCTCCCGGTGGGCCTGCAGATCATGGCGCCCGCGTTGGCCGACGACCGGTTGTACCGCGTGGGCGCGGCTTACGAGGCCGCCCGCGGCGCTTTGCCGACCGCCATTTAG